A stretch of the Rhinoderma darwinii isolate aRhiDar2 chromosome 3, aRhiDar2.hap1, whole genome shotgun sequence genome encodes the following:
- the LOC142750526 gene encoding olfactory receptor 6B9-like, with protein sequence MQENNVTDFVEFVLLGFQGDPQLRILLFCLLFVLFFFTICGNLLIITLVSISKNLHTPMYFFILQLSINDILLPVNIVPNLFYILMNNGGTITFIGCMTQFLFFASSEAFECLLLTVMSYDRYVAICNPLRYTSIMTSGYCVRLATTSWLVAFSCAFSDTLTISRLKFCGPNIIDHLFCDLLPLREISCSDTFPLKLQMYLQSFPLLIIPGTLIVISYVNIVRTILRIPSNISRQKAFSTCSSHLTVVFIFYLTIFIVYDLPTNGQTSDMNKITSLLYTVFTPLFNPIIYSLRNKDIKKAVQENIQKYV encoded by the coding sequence atgcaggAGAACAATGTAACTGATTTTGTAGAATTTGTCCTCTTGGGTTTTCAAGGTGACCCACAGCTAAGAATTTTACTCTTCTGTCtgctttttgtattatttttcttcACAATATGTGGGAATCTCCTGATCATCACCCTGGTGTCCATCAGCAAGAACCTCCACACTCCAATGTACTTCTTCATCTTACAACTGTCCATCAATGATATTTTACTGCCAGTGAATATTGTCCCCAACTTGTTTTACATTCTCATGAATAATGGGGGGACCATCACTTTTATTGGCTGCATgactcagtttttattttttgcctccTCTGAAGCATTTGAATGTCTTCTCCTCACTGTGATGTCTtatgacagatatgtggccatctgTAATCCCCTTCGGTACACCTCTATCATGACAAGTGGGTATTGTGTGAGACTGGCCACTACCTCCTGGTTGGTCGCTTTTTCCTGTGCATTTAGTGACACCCTAACAATATCAAGACTAAAGTTCTGCGGACCAAATATCATTGACCATTTGTTCTGTGATCTTCTTCCCTTACGGGAAATTTCCTGTTCtgatacatttcctttaaaaCTACAAATGTATCTACAAAGTTTCCCATTATTGATTATTCCCGGCACACTAATTGTTATTTCTTATGTTAACATTGTCCGTACTATCTTACGGATTCCATCTAATATCAGTAGacagaaagccttctccacctgtagctcccacctcactGTGGTCTTCATATTTTACTTGACAATATTCATTGTGTATGATCTTCCAACAAATGGACAAACATCGGACATGAATAAAATCACATCCCTGCTCTACACTGTATTTACTCCTCTGTTCAATCCCATTATATACAGTCTGAGAAATAAAGACATTAAGAAAGCCGTACAGGAAAACATTCAGAAATATGTGTAA